The following proteins are encoded in a genomic region of Paenibacillus sp. FSL R7-0273:
- a CDS encoding response regulator transcription factor, which translates to MINVLIVDDDNLVRKGLMSMLPWSEYQMSVVGEAKNGEKALEFLAGHRVDLLLTDLAMPVMSGMELMRIVRKQYPHIAIVVLTLHQDFEYIQDCLRLGAIDYIAKVELETDSYDEVMDRIIGRIMEEKTKSGVIPMLEDDRQNYNWFYEARHELKSPAAAPGTPPRSETASEVLPAELKQIGLSLGWVHKNAEYAAFLESLKKAALPPHRLTTFLNSMLQGWNPIYTSVTRQQLELPEAFSAWYEVEEWLDQARVSLSSAIGKPQYSGEVKECIARAVQAIHEEFSGPVTASAIAGQVNMSRSYFSQCFKDIIGMTFNEYLRSVRVDKAKDYLQYTQKNVQWISEHTGYTDQKYFSRVFHGRTGMLPTEYRQAFHSGKQMSDLQGE; encoded by the coding sequence ATGATAAACGTCTTGATCGTGGATGATGACAATCTGGTACGCAAAGGGCTGATGTCTATGCTGCCCTGGAGCGAATATCAAATGAGCGTTGTAGGGGAAGCCAAGAACGGTGAGAAGGCTTTGGAGTTTCTGGCCGGGCACCGTGTTGATTTACTCCTTACCGATCTGGCGATGCCTGTCATGTCCGGGATGGAGCTGATGCGCATCGTGCGGAAACAGTATCCACATATTGCAATTGTCGTTCTTACGCTTCATCAGGATTTTGAATATATCCAGGATTGCCTGCGGCTCGGGGCCATTGATTATATCGCCAAGGTGGAGCTGGAGACGGACAGCTATGATGAGGTGATGGACAGAATAATCGGGAGAATTATGGAGGAAAAAACAAAGAGCGGCGTGATTCCGATGCTGGAGGATGACCGTCAGAATTATAACTGGTTCTATGAAGCCCGTCACGAGCTGAAGTCGCCGGCTGCAGCACCGGGTACCCCACCCCGTTCCGAAACGGCCAGCGAAGTTCTTCCAGCGGAGTTAAAGCAAATCGGGCTGTCGCTGGGCTGGGTGCATAAGAACGCTGAGTATGCAGCGTTTCTGGAGAGTCTCAAGAAGGCAGCCCTGCCGCCGCACAGGCTAACCACTTTCCTGAATTCTATGCTGCAGGGCTGGAATCCCATCTATACTTCTGTGACCAGGCAGCAATTGGAGCTGCCGGAGGCCTTCAGCGCCTGGTATGAAGTGGAAGAATGGCTGGACCAAGCCAGAGTCTCTCTCTCTTCCGCTATCGGCAAGCCGCAATATTCCGGAGAGGTCAAAGAATGCATTGCCCGGGCGGTACAGGCCATACACGAGGAATTCTCCGGCCCGGTCACGGCTTCGGCAATAGCCGGGCAGGTGAATATGAGCCGGAGCTATTTTAGCCAGTGCTTCAAGGATATCATTGGTATGACCTTTAACGAGTATTTACGCTCCGTCCGGGTAGATAAGGCCAAGGATTACCTGCAATATACCCAGAAGAACGTGCAATGGATCTCCGAGCATACGGGATACACGGATCAGAAATATTTCAGCCGCGTCTTTCACGGAAGAACAGGCATGCTGCCCACCGAGTACCGGCAAGCGTTTCACTCCGGGAAACAAATGTCCGATTTACAGGGGGAGTAA